From Leptospira kirschneri serovar Cynopteri str. 3522 CT:
CTGGGCTTATCTCTCCTGCCTCGTAGGAGTCTAAGTCAAAAGCTTCTTCCGGAAATTCATAAAAACCTTGATACTTCCAAGAACCTGAATTATTCGGATCTTCTCCTTCTAGTCCAAAAGATAAAGTTCCGTCTTCAATTGCAAAAACGGCTACGGTTTTATCTCCGTGTTCGATGGAAAACTTTTGAATTCCTTCCTCAATTGCTTTTACAAGTTTTGGTGAAAATACTTTGTCTCTTTTTTTCAAATAAGCTACAATTTTTCCACAACCGTTCCCTTTAGCCCTACCTAAAGCGGTGTATCCTTCCTGATTTGGGGTATTAGGATTAGCGCCACATTCTAAAATAAAAGAGAAAGGTTCTAAATATTCGTTTTCGGATGCCAAATTTACAAGACATTCGCCTATAATGACGTTAGGCGTTCTTTGGATAATCTTTTGCATCATATCAATCGAATGCGAATCCGATTTTTGATACAAATACCAAGCCGCGGCTTGCGGTAAAAAAGCGGCAGAACCTTTGGGAGTTAAAATCTGCATGGATAAAAAAGAAGGAATCAAAGAAAGTATAGTTTCAAAAGTTTGAATATCTACGGTTTCTATCGCTTTTTGGACCTCGTTATTGATTACATGATATTTCTCCAGAGTTTCTATAAAATTAGAATCTTGAACCAAAGGTTGGAAGTTTTCATCTTGTAAAAAGCGATTTTTTGACGAACCCATGATTAAACAATCTCGGATTGAATTCAACATTTCCTCTTTATGATCGGTTACTGCGTAATAACGTGCTTTCTGAAAAAATATATTAGAATTTATGCAATTATCATCCTTTAAAAATGACATCGTTTCCATAATTTCATGATCTTTTAAAATTGCGGCCAAGGAAAACGAATCTGCAACAAATTCTTCGGCTCTTGTATCTTTTTTTCCCGCTTTTAATACTTTGATAAAATCATCTTTGCGAGAAATAAAAACTTCTCTCCAAATCTCTTTTGCTTTTTTCAAATTTCCAGAATTAAGAAATTGTGTAAATTTACCGTATTCTTTTTTACACCAGCTCGAAAGGATCGAGAATTCTCGACCTAAAGAATTTTGAATTTCATCGTAGCTGATTGCTAAAATTTGGTCTGGAAAATGGTTTTTAGATCTTTTTAGGCTCATATTTTTTAGAATCCTTATATTTTATTCTTTGTAAATTTATAATGTACTAAACTAAAGATTTGTTTTTTGCATTTTAAAAATCTAATCTTGAAACCACTTAAGTCTAAGTTTACAAATTTTTTTGTTTTTGCAATTATGCCAGAGTGATAAAAAGTTTTATTTTTTTCTGGTTCCATAAATAACCCGATTAAATGTATTTAGGAAAGATTGAATTATAATTTTTGAATGTGATTTTTTTAAAAAAATATCGTTTATTTCTTTTTCAATTTCAATTGGTTCTATACAAGTGGAATAAAACCATTTTTCATCTTTAACGGATGCACTGACGGTTATGAGTTTTTCCTCGGTTATATCTTGTATAAAATGGACCGCTTCTTGATACATTTCGTCGTAATCTCCGTAAAAGTGCGTATGGAAAAAGTCCATAAAAACGGATAATTCATCCCCTTCTGTAGTTAATAAAAATGTTTGGAAACCTTTTGATAAAAATTTTAGGTTTATAAAATACGAATCTTCGTACTGATTTTTTTTAAAGTTAATTTCTGAAAACCAGTCTGGTTTTTCTTCGGATAATTTCTGAATCAGATATTTGGATAAGTTATCATTTTTAAATTTTTCGATATTCATAATAATGATAGTAGCAATGTGTTAAAAAATCAATTCCATGAAACAAAATAGATGGAGAATTCGTTCTTCAACAATTTTATTATCTTAATTCAATAATGCAAAATCGATGTTATGCGATTGAGCGGTACCGAACTCAGATTTTAACCCTTCTAAAAAATACATCAGAATTTCTCCTTTGTTTTTTGCGGCAATTTTACCTCTGGATGTGAAGATAAAAAATGGACTTAGAAGTTTATAGCTTTCTTCCGAAACGTTGATTTTTCCCGCTTCTCCGGATGATTCCATTCGGCTTGCAATGTTTACCGTATCTCCCCAAATATCGTAGCTGAATTTATTTTTACCGATTACTCCTGCTGCAACCGGACCTGTATGAAATCCGATACGAACGTCCCAATAGGGAATTCCATTTTTCTTTTTTTCTTCTTTGAGTTTTTGAATTGCGTCGCACATTTTGAGAGCCGCAAGCGCTACGTCAAAAACGTGAGTCTGATTTACTTCCGGAACTCCTCCTACACACATAAAACTGTCTCCGATCGTTTTGATTTTTTCGAGACCGTGATCCGCACAAATCTGATCGAATAACGAGAAACATTCGTCTAGATTGGAAATCAATTCTTCGGGAGACATACTTTCTGAAATTTGTGTAAAACCTTTAAAATCGGTAAATAAAACAGTCGCTGAATTTATGGATACGGGCGCCACTCGATTGTTCTTTTTGAGTTCGGCTGCAATGGAAACCGGAAGAATATTGTGTAATAATCGGTCGGATTCGTCTCGCGCGTCTTGAAGCCTTTTTTCAAAAATCTCGTTTACGTTTTCTTGATAGTCTTTACTTTGTTCGAATATGATTTGCCAGGCTTCATTGCGATCTATATTAGGAATTGTAAAAATGATTTCTCGCATCAATTCGCGCATATTATTTTCTACTCGGATCAAAAAGGAAATGGAAAATCCAGTTCTATTATAATCAAATTGTCTAAAATTATTTAAAGTCGCTTCTTTAAAACGGGAATTGATTTCGGTCGTATTATTACGAAGTGCTAATATGCGTTCTATATAAAGTCGATTATAACGGTCAAAATTATATTCGTCGTAGTGAAATAAAAATCGATTTCTTTTTGCCCATTCTCGAATTAAATTAAAAGGAGGCTCTTCGGTTTGTTCTATTTTTGGAAATTCAATAGAAAGTCTGGATAGGATTTCACGATTGGCTTCTCCCGACGTTTTACCGTCGTAACCAATCTGAATTTGAAGTGGTTCCGGTTTGGAAAGCTCTTCAATTAGATGATGATAAAAGTAACGAGCTATTTCGTATGAGATTAAATTACGTAACGTTTCCATTTGTATTACCGAGTAAATAATTTTCTTTTAGACTTCCAGCCTTTTAATTTGACAAAAAAACTTTAAATAGATTCTGATCATTGTATTTATAGATTTAGTGTTTAGAAAAAATTTTTAGATGATTTTATTTACAATTTTATATTTTGATTTTTTGAGAATAGAGTTGTTAAAAAGTTAATTGTTTCCATTGCATTGAAATAGACGATTGAATCAGTTTTGTTAAACTGCGCTATGAAAATTTCAACAACTTTAATTGAATTTTAAATAAATCATCATTTATATACATAATTTTACTCAATTTACGGAGAGTCTCCATGAATATCGTTACTAGGTATCGGTTAACGCAAGTTCGGTAGAATCCAATGCGAAAGCGATTGAGGCGGGATGAACAAATTGAATTTAGGAAGAGATTTTGTCATTCCTCAATTTGTTCATCGGAGCTGAAAGCGCGGTCCGGCGAACGCCGGATTCGCCCAATTTTTTACGTAGAATCCTACGTTTCAAAGTGAAGTGATACTCATTATGAATTCTTTTTTTGTAAAACGTAAAATTATTCGTGAGAACACTTGTTTGAGAAAAGTTCTTTCTATTTTTTCAATTTCAAATTACGTTGAATGAAATCGATAGGAAAGATTAAATTAAAGGTAGAAAAATTTACATGGATTTTGTGATAAGAACCGAAAAAATTTCCGTTATGGAAACAAAACTAAAACTTCAAAAAAATAAAATGAATTCAGATTTTTATAAAATTATAATATTCGTATTGTTTTTTTCTACTTTTTTTAGCCCGGGGGTGGCGGAACAAAAACAAATCAAGAAATATGTTCTTATCTCGGAAGGTAAGTTGAACGTAAGAGATAAACCTAAAAATGGAAAAGTGCTGTTTCAATTGCAAAAAGGTGAATCCGTTTTTGTAAAAGAAAATTCGAGTTCCGATGGTTGGGTGGAAATATTTACAAAATCGGAAACGAAGGGGTTCGTAACTACTGAATTTTTAGGTAAAAAATCTCCGGAAGAATTAGAAAACGCAAAACTTTTCGGCTCGGTTTATACGGATACACAAGGTTCTAGATTTCGATCTTTGGCAATTCGAACAAAAGACGGATGGATTCCTGCTGGACCTGGAGAATACAAAGCGGAAACTCTCTTTTTAGAAAAAAAGATTCTTAAAACAAAAGAGAATGCAACCGTATACGAACAAACGAACGTGGCTGGAGAATTTGTCCCTGAAAAAAACGACAAAGCCGGTTGCGAAGAATATGACGTTTTAAAGGGGAATTTAAATTCTTATAAGAAAATTAATACTTTAAAATATTCTATATTTGGAATGTTTGGTTCTAAAATAGGAGATCAGGTCCGTTCTGAAAAATGGATTCCTTCTGAAAAAATTTCTAAGTTTTTAGAATCAACTGAAGGTTCGTTTTTTAAAAAACAACATCCTAAGTCGGAAGAGTTAAAATTTTTGAAACAAGGTGATTTGTATAAGATTGTTTCTCCAAAAAAAGAATACGTCGTAGTTCGATACTCTATTCAAATCGAAACGGAAGAAAAATCTTATCATTCCTCAATTTACGAATTAGAAAACGAAAGTCTGGGAAAAAAGATATTCGAAAAATTTGAAGTGTTGCCCAAGGATCAGTCAGTTTACGGTGGAAAATTTCATTTGATAGATGTTTTTGACTTAGACGAAGACGGTACTCCGATTTTGATTTGGCATCACAATGGATTTGACGGTTTTGTAAACGAGTTTTCTAAAATCAAAAACGGCAAAGTGGAACCTATGTTTTTGGCGGGTGGGGACGCTTGTTGAATTAAATATTGTGTTTGGATCTATAGTAATTTATTCTTAAGTTTACTCGATCCAAGTGCAACTAACGTTCACTTGGATCTTAGATCGTTTAATCTTCGTCGTCTTCTTCTTCCAGTTTTCCAAAAACCAAACCTTCTGGGTCCATAGAACAAGCCCAACCGTCGTGTTCACATACATATACTCTAAAGTTTTTTACGGTTTTTAATTTTTTAAATGACTTATCTTTTACCGCAAGAGAAACGGCACGTCCCATCGTCCTAGCCACTAAATTCCAAATATAGTTTTTAAGTAGCCCATATCCTTTGTCTTGATAACCTAACGAGTCGTAGGCGTCTGCCATAATTTTTCCAGGTTCGTGTAGACAAAATTCTCCTAAGGTTGGTCCTTCTTCGAAGTATTCGTCGTCATCTCCAATTCCGAAATAAAATTCGCTGCAACCGATTCCATATTCTCTAAAGTTTTGATTATTACATTCCGCTACAAAACCAGTTAGTCTTTCTTCTTCATCCTCCATTTCTTCTTTTGCGCTTTCAAACGATTCTACAACATTATGAAATAGTTGTTTTTCGTATTCGTCCCAAGGAAGTGCAGATAATTTTTCTAAAAACGGAGCTAATTCTGGCAACTGAGAAACTGCGGTTTTTAATTCCTCTACGTTTTTTTCGATTTCTTCTCTGGCTCTACCTTGAGGTGGAGCGGGAGCGTCTGCTTCTATATAACCTTTTTTTAATTTTTCAGAGAGTAATTTTTTGGCTTCTTTGAGACAGGTTTCTTCGTCGTCAAAGTTTTTAGTTTGTGTTTGCCCGGAAGAACCTGTTTTTCCATAGATTACGGTAAATGAATCTCCGGAAACTTCTATCTGCCAGAATTTATCCGAACCGCCGTCTTTGAATGTTAGGTAGTGTTTCATGATTTTTTCCTGTTAAAGATGTACGAATATATATACTTGTTATCTTTTAATTGAGACTTGTCTTACTGTAAAAAAAAAATGTATGGTGATTGATACTTTCTCACAAAGTTTTTATTTTTATTCGAACTGAATTTTCCAGGCTCGTGTTCTAAATTGAATTGTGGATCGATTTGAAAAGTATATCGACGTTAAGTATCACCAACGGCTCAAAATTTCTATTTTTGTTATAGGATTTCGATCTCCTCTGGGGTCTATAACTGTATCTGCATCCACTTCTACTGACTTTGGAATTCCTTGTTCGGAGACACACAGATCAATATTATTATCATTGTCGTCTATGTCCGCGATTTTAAACGGAGATACTGTAAAGGTTTCACTTCCGGAGATCATTTCGATTTTGAATTTGTTCAGATCTCTATCACCTAATTCTTGACCGTCGATTGCCCGAACTCCTCCGGCCCACACGGTTCTTACTACTACAGTTGTCTCTGATAGAGGACAATCCGCGCCGTATCCAGAAGCGTTATAAGGATATGAATCTTCGAATCTAAAGTATTCCGCATAACTGATAAAAGGTCCGGCGATCAAAGGAATGACTTGGATTTTTTGTCCGATTAAATTTTGTCCATCTCGGCTTTTGAGTTCACCTACGATTGCGACTTCATTAGGTTCGTTATCCGGATGGTCGCCGAATTGGCCGATCAACAAAATGGTACGCAACTCGAACTGCTCTAATGAAGGTACAAATGTAGTGAATAGAGGATATAAAATTTCTCCTTTTTTAGTAGTGATCTGAAAGTCGGAAAGGTCCACTGTTGTAGGATCGATTTCGTGTGAGAAAACGAGTGGCATTCCATCCTTTCCAGGTGCACTTCTCCACAGTAAGAACGAGCGCCATGGCAAAGAGTTATCTAAACCGAAAAAAGCCGAAATTAACCTTGCTTCGCGGTTTTTCTCAATTTGTGGTACATTCGAAGACAATTGATATTTCGGGATCGAAACGCAGTAGTTCAAAAGTAAAATAACGGTAACGAAGACGATTCTTTTTTTCATAAGCAACTCAGTTTTTAAACGATTGGATTCCTATTTTTTACAAAGTGAGATTGGGATTATTTGTTCGGATTCGAACGTAGAAGTTAACTTCAAATTCCATTAGAATATTTGCATACTCTAAACGATCTCCGAATTCTGCAATTCGTTTTTCTTTAAGAAAAACGGATGCGAACCTGTTTCCTAATTTAATATGAATTCGGTTTAAGAAAGAATTTTCTCAAAGTATGAGTTCCTACAATTTTAAGATTTGTTCGTAAAGCCGTGGTTTGTGAGAGCTCCCACAGATTAAGTCGCATTACAAATTTTTAATCATTAGAGTTGTTGAAAAATTTTGTAGTTTAATTAACAAAACTGATTCAATCGACCGTTTTCCATGAAATAGAAATAGATGGAGAATTTATTTTTCAACAATTCTATTTATTTTTTATAGAAAAATCAGGTTTTTATAAAACAAATCTCTTACGCAGAATTCACTTTAATTTAAAAGGAACGGTTTTTAGTTCGTTTTAAAATTATCAGGGAGAGGGTAAGTTTCACTTACTTTTTATATCAAAACACTGCCACTAAAATATCCGTTTCGGACCTATAAAAAATAAAGCTGCCGAATTGTAGTTTCTTTTTAATGGGTGATCATTAAAAGAGAGCGAAAGTAAATCAAAAACAAAATTCTCAAAAGAATTTAATTTGAAAGGAGAATTAAACAGAAATATGGATACGGCTGTATTATTCGAAGCGATTAGAAAGAAAAATTTAACTGCAATGAAAAAACTTTTAGACGAAGGTTGTGATCCTTCTTCTTACGAAGAAAATGGATATAATAACGCTCTGAGTCTTGCCGCTTATATGAGACAACCAGAAATGATAGAGTATCTTATTCAAAAAGGAGCTCGTATTAACGATAGAACCAAAGGAGGGCGTATCGCTTTGCACAATGCGGTTTGGCAATACAATAGAAGTTCTGTAGAACTACTTTTAGAGGCGGGTGCAGACGTTCACGCAGCCGATCAAGCCAACTGGACTCCTATTTGGTTAGCGTCTAAATGGGAACCGTTTATCTCTCTCATAGAACGAGGCGCTCTTGTAGAAGGTATAGATAAAGAAGGAGAAACTCTACTCAACAAAATAGCTTTAGCAACTGCATCTTTTAGTCAAGAAGACGGAATGAAAATGCTGACTAAACTTGTAGAGTTAGGTTTAAAAGTCTCTGATGAAAAGCCGGACTCCGATGGAGAAACTCTATTGATGAAAACGATAGAACGTACTTCAGATAGAAACAAAAATCAGATTGCTTACTGGTTGATCGAACAAGGAATGAATCCTTTACAAGTAAGCCATGCTGGATGTACTGCGCTCCATTATGCGTGTAAATCCGGGGATCTGGATATGGTTAAGACGTTAGTCTCTCTTGGGGCGGACGTAAATGCAGTCATAACGCAAGATGGATCCGGTTTTGAAGCGGGTATGAGTCCGCTTGATTGTGTGACGGAATATGGATCCAAGCGTAAGGCCATCTTATCAGAGCTGAAAAAGAACGGAGCGAGCAAGAAGCCTGCTATGAATCTGGAAATAGAGGATAATATAATACGACTGAAAGGTAAGGATCGCAAAACGATTTTAGAAAATATGCTGGAGATAACAAAAAACCTGCAAGAAAACGTATTTTCGCATTCCGATTATGAAAACCCGGATCACTGGCTCGAATGGGAATTTCCGGGAGAAGAAGTAGACGAAGCGGACTTCTTTTTAAAATGTATAAACGAACCGGAATTACGTCTACTCGTTGCACGTTATGTGTCACAGATATTGATCGCAAATGAAAGAGAAGGGGACACGATCTACGTGCATGAAGAGTTGGAGGCGGGAGGTTATGCGATGCAGGCGCTCGTTACGACCGGAGAGGCGGAATATTTGGAGGTACTTACTCAGTATATTCTTTCCATCGATATAGATCATACGGTTCATCTACACGAACTTATGGATGTAGCTCGCTCCAAGTATTCTCAGGAACAACTCGGTCCGATTGAAGATACTCTGGATGAATTGGGATTGGCTCGTTAGATTGCTTTTAATCCTGTAGAATCTTAACGTCGATACGAGGACCGAACGGTTTTTTCGCTTTACCGTTCGATCTACACTTTCCGAAAAAATGAATTTCGTTCTACGCTCAAAATTTGTGTCAAATCCATAAACCGGTGAGTTTTGCCAAAAAAGAAACGAGCAAAAATTTCAAAAAAGTAGAATATTCAAGAAAAATAAAGTGTTATTTTGGGGTTAATCACTTTTATCTTGGCTTCTACGCTTTCTGGGTTTTGTGCAATTGGATTGTTTCCGATCTTTAATTCTTTCAACTCCGTCATTTCCGAAAAAAATTCAGGTAACTCTGAAATTTGGTTTCCACTCAAAGATATGTCTTTAAGTTTTTTCAGCTCCTTTAAAATTTCAGGGATTTGTACGAACCGATTGTTTTTCAAGTATATGTTTTTTAAAGATTCTAATCGAGCAATAGATTTAGGAAGATCGGATAGTTGATTGTTACTTAATGAAAGAGTGTCCAATTTTGGAAAGGTTTCAAATAGATCGGCAGGTATTTCTTCAAGTTGATTGTCACTTAAACCTAAAGATTTTAGATTTGGAAATAATCGAGTTAATCCTTCCGGTATTTGAGTCAATTGATTTTTGTTCAGACTCAAACTGGTCACGGATTCGAAAGCAATTTCTATATTAGGAAAATTTGAAATTTTATTTCTCTCCGCGCTGATACGAGTTAGATTTTTTAAACTGGAAATTTCAGGTGAAATTGTTTCTAATTCGTTACCCCAAATCAAAAGCTCCTTCAGCTTGGGAAAACACCTAATTCCATCCAAAGAGACAAGTCGGTTATCATAAAGACCGAGCTCTCTGACTTCACTGAACTCACGGTTCAGATTGGAAATTTGAGCGATTTTGTTACCGGACAAATTCAAGTTTCGAAGAAATTTTAGATCCGCCAATCGATCCGGTAACTCCGTCAATTGGTTATCCATCAATAGTAATTCTTTTAGCCGCGGAAGTTGGAATACAAATTCTGGAATTGTGGTTAAGGAATTAGCATTTAGACAAAGTGATTCTAATTGCGAAGAATTGAATATACTAGTTTTATTTTCTATAGATAGGCTGCTATTTGTGAGATACAAAGATTTAAGAGATGGAAGATTCAGTAAAAAATCGGGGAACTCGGATAATTTTGCTCCTTTTATGGAAATACTTTGGATATTTTTTAATTCACTTAAACTTTTGAGAGAAATTATATTTTCACAATCGGAAATGTTGAAATTTCTTAAGTTTTCGAAAAGACTTATATCGGTAAGATCTATTTCCGAAACATTAGAAATGATTAAAGATTGCTCCCCGCTTAAAAAATATTTAAATAGCGGAGACTGACCGATTTTTAGTATTGAATAAAGATCTTTTTGTTCCTTTACGTTTGAATCGAAAAATACGGAAGCGTCTTCGTCGTGGTAATAGGAGAACATTAAAAAATACGGTTGTTGTTTTGGAATTTGTTTAAAAACTTCCACTTTTAAAGTTTGTAGGATTACTTCCTGAGTTAGTTTGCATAGTATGTCTTTTATCACCGAAAAGTCTTCGTCCTCCAATACTTCCCGGATTTTTTCTGGTTTTTGTTTGAGTTGATTTTTAATAAAATTAGAAAAATCGACTACAGGAACATTTCGAATAGCACCTTCTTCCATCGCATTTTTAGGATTGTTACTTTCTAAATCATAATCAAACTCTATGCAGTAATCCGTACTCGCGTCGTCCCATCTTATGTCAAAAATTCCTATCGGAGATTTTTCCTTTTTGCTTAGTTCTTCCCAATATTTATAAACGGAATCGAAAATATCTTCCGCTAAATTTTCCCAATCTATATTTTTAAGTATTTTAGAATATTTTGAAGAAGAAATGTCTTTGGATTTAATTTTTAAAAATTGATGGAATGTTTCCGAAGTCAGAGGGGCCGGTTTGTCTATCTTTGATTTTGTTTCGGCAGTTGTGGTTTTTGCGGAAGCCGAGGCTTTTTTATCGGAAGAACTTGGATTTATAGAAGAAGTAGGCGTTTCTACTTCTATATAACCTTTTTTTAATTTTTCAGAGAATAATTTTTTTACTTCTTTGAGACAGGTTTCTTCGTCGTTGAACGTTTTTGTTTGTGTTTGTCCGGAAGAGCCGATCTTTCCGTAGGTCACCGTAAATGAATTTCCGGAAACTTCGATTTGCCAGAATTTATCCGATTTATCGTCTTGAAAAGTTAGATAGTGTTTCATATTTTCCTGCTGGATTGGAGATTATATTAAAAATGATTCAGTAGTTCAAAACGACCCTAAAAAATAAAATGTTTCTGAGATTATATTTATATATATAGTGCGTTGTGATTGAGACATATTTAGGATAAATTTTTCGAATAGGATTGAATCTTTTTAGAAGCATTTGTTTTCCGTATTTTGTAAAGAACATACTTTTTTATATTTTGTAGATTTTTAATTTTTAGAGTTTATATGAACTTTTTAACGAAATATGATTCAACCTAAGAAAATCGGGGCGAATCCAGCTTGGTTATGGTAGCCGGGACTGGACTCTTCAGCTCTGATCAATCAAGTGCATGCAAGAAACGTAATACAATATATCGTCTTTAGATTCAATTTAAAACACGATCCGTAGAGAGCCATGACCAACCTCACAAGTATTTAGATTTCAATATAGATCTGTCGGAATCACGACAAATCCTCTGTAAAACTGAGTTCAAACGCGACCTGTCGAACGACCCATGGGGAGTGAGACACTGAGTTTCCAGAGCGACCCATGGGGAGTGAGACACTGAGTTTCCAGAGCGACCCATGGGGAGTGAGACACTGAGTTTCCAGAGCGCGACCCAGGAAGCTCAGCGAATGCCTCTCTAAGGATCGGCATTCAGGAAAGCGTTTTGCTTTAGTTCAATTTGATTCTAAAATCCTGTGGGGTTGGTTATGGTAGAGCGTTTTGCTGAGTTCAGGGAGTGAGACGCTGAGTTTGAGCATTTTGCTAAAGTTTCCTCACATCGATCCCTTTTCGCGTTATACCGAACGCACGTTTATATAGGTTTTAATTCTATTCATTTTAGTGCGAAATTTAACTTTTTAAAATGAAGTTCGGTTTGCAAAACTGAAGTTTTTCCGTAAAAAATGTGGGAACTCATATAAAATCTCAAAATTACAGTTTTAATTCTTATCTGATAAATGTGGGAACTACCACAAATCGCGATTTTACGAATAAATTCTTTCTCATTTCTTATACCGAACTCACGTTACTGACCTTAGAATTCACATTTTTAAGCTCAAAAAACGTGAAACTCCTCTTTAAAAGTGGGTTTTCTGCTCAATTGTGTGTCTATGTTATAACTTGAATCATTTTAGTTGTCCCAGTTTGTGATCAGGATTCGTTTATTTAGATAACAAAAATGCCTGAGGTATTTTTGAGGAGATTCAAATGAAAGAGTTTTTACAAAAGACGATGAGAGGGGCGAGCGTATTCCTAATAATGTATATGATTTGGAATTGCGGAGGAGAAAAACAAAACGATTCTTCCACTTTGTTAATGCTTTTGGGGCCTGGACAGTCTTTACAGACTGAGACTTATTCTATGGCTTCAGGTGATGAATTTCAAAATGTAGGTGTAAATCAAAATCAACCGGAATTCAATCCTGGATCTGAAATAGTCGGATATAATAATTCCTCGGAACCCGATCTTATGGTTTATGTTTATTTTCCTGGCTCGAGACAAATGAAACCGGGAGAAGATATCTCTCGAAAACTAAGTCTTCAAGTTGCCAATTTCGGAGGAAGTTTAGCGGCAGGAAGTGGTCCCGATCAAGAAGGTTATATGGTAGATTTGATTCTTTCCAAAGATAAAGAGATACCCGAAGGTTATGCTACTTACTCTTCCGATTTTAAAGAAGATGTATTGTTAGGCGGAGGAAGAATTAGTAATACTCCGGACCTATTATCAGGTGCTCTCAAATATGTAAGTGAAGGATCGAATATACTTCCTAAAAACATACCAACTGGAGATTATTATGTATGTGCGAGAATCGATATAGGATCTAAAATTGCCGAGTCGAATGAGGGCAATAATACGAATTGTTTTCCGATCTCGATTCAAATGGAAGAACTACTACCTGATTTAATCATTCCCCGCGCCTCTATTTATCCTAGTGGAATGAAATGTAGAGCTTATAAACCGATGATGTATGTGACTGCCGAGATCAAGAATATCGGACAGGGTGCAAGTCCTGCACTGCCAAACGTGGGCATTATAAACGCACTAGAACCAGATGGAATTCATGGAAATGGAATAGGATATGAATCTATAATCCAACCTGGAGAAACTGTCACGGTTACTTTTCCGATTTATTTTCCAATCAATGAATCTTTAGAAGTGGATATTTCTTTGATTGAAAAGAAGCATACATTTGATCTAAGGCTGAATCGTGGAAATTGGATACCCGAACTGAATGTTCAAAATAACGCATATACTAGAAAACCAATAGAGCTTACAATTCCAGAAGGTTATTGTAAAAGTCATTCTGGTTGATCTTTAATCCTTTGAAAAATTAAATTTGAAATATCCTCTTCGTCGGGCTGATTACAGCCCGGCGGAAATAAATCTTCACTCGCGAATTAGAAAATAAATATATTCTAAAAATTTTAAGTACTAAAGAAGCGACAGAATTGAGTTTTTA
This genomic window contains:
- a CDS encoding LIC_11051 family fibronectin-binding protein, with the protein product MKHYLTFQDDKSDKFWQIEVSGNSFTVTYGKIGSSGQTQTKTFNDEETCLKEVKKLFSEKLKKGYIEVETPTSSINPSSSDKKASASAKTTTAETKSKIDKPAPLTSETFHQFLKIKSKDISSSKYSKILKNIDWENLAEDIFDSVYKYWEELSKKEKSPIGIFDIRWDDASTDYCIEFDYDLESNNPKNAMEEGAIRNVPVVDFSNFIKNQLKQKPEKIREVLEDEDFSVIKDILCKLTQEVILQTLKVEVFKQIPKQQPYFLMFSYYHDEDASVFFDSNVKEQKDLYSILKIGQSPLFKYFLSGEQSLIISNVSEIDLTDISLFENLRNFNISDCENIISLKSLSELKNIQSISIKGAKLSEFPDFLLNLPSLKSLYLTNSSLSIENKTSIFNSSQLESLCLNANSLTTIPEFVFQLPRLKELLLMDNQLTELPDRLADLKFLRNLNLSGNKIAQISNLNREFSEVRELGLYDNRLVSLDGIRCFPKLKELLIWGNELETISPEISSLKNLTRISAERNKISNFPNIEIAFESVTSLSLNKNQLTQIPEGLTRLFPNLKSLGLSDNQLEEIPADLFETFPKLDTLSLSNNQLSDLPKSIARLESLKNIYLKNNRFVQIPEILKELKKLKDISLSGNQISELPEFFSEMTELKELKIGNNPIAQNPESVEAKIKVINPKITLYFS